The proteins below come from a single Synechococcus sp. WH 8101 genomic window:
- the nusG gene encoding transcription termination/antitermination protein NusG, with amino-acid sequence MSDVDLTSETPEVLDLPAPNEGEQGTASTAARTSVARWYAVQVASSCEKKVKATLEQRAVTLGVSNRILEIEIPETPAVKVKKDGSRQSTEEKVFPGYVLVRMVLDEDTMMAVRSTPNVINFVGAEDRRATGKARGHIKPRPLSRSEVDRIFKRAAEKKTVVKVDLTEGDQILVTAGPFKDFQGEVIEVSGERSKLKALLSIFGRETPVELEFSQVSKQN; translated from the coding sequence GTGTCTGACGTCGATCTCACCAGCGAGACTCCTGAAGTTCTCGATCTTCCCGCACCGAATGAGGGTGAGCAGGGCACGGCGTCGACGGCGGCCCGCACGTCCGTAGCCCGCTGGTATGCCGTGCAGGTGGCATCCAGCTGCGAGAAGAAAGTGAAGGCCACGTTGGAGCAACGGGCGGTCACCCTCGGCGTCAGCAACCGGATTCTGGAGATTGAGATTCCGGAAACACCGGCGGTGAAGGTCAAAAAGGACGGCAGCCGTCAGTCGACCGAGGAAAAGGTGTTTCCGGGGTATGTGTTGGTGCGGATGGTGCTCGATGAAGACACGATGATGGCGGTGCGCAGCACCCCGAACGTGATCAATTTCGTGGGTGCCGAAGATCGCCGCGCCACCGGGAAGGCCCGGGGGCACATCAAACCTCGCCCCCTCAGTCGCTCGGAGGTGGATCGCATCTTCAAGCGGGCGGCAGAGAAGAAAACCGTGGTGAAGGTCGATCTCACCGAAGGCGATCAGATCCTCGTCACGGCAGGTCCATTCAAGGACTTCCAGGGTGAGGTGATCGAGGTGTCCGGAGAACGGAGCAAGCTCAAGGCTCTGCTTTCGATCTTCGGTCGGGAGACACCTGTGGAGCTTGAGTTCTCCCAGGTCAGCAAACAGAACTGA
- a CDS encoding quinone-dependent dihydroorotate dehydrogenase, which produces MAEPFSTGSFYRRWLGPVLARDEGLDAEQLSRSALLALGQASLRRQWPGVSTVLQGVAGELNRRDLRLEQVLFGCRFANPVGLAAGFDKNGVAAGVWDRFGFGFAEVGTVTWHGQPGNPRPRLFRLAAERAALNRMGFNNNGAEAMRRTLERQALPPPGQRPAVLGINLGKSKVTSLEQAPDDYASSLELLAPLADYAVINVSSPNTPGLRELQDSAQLRRLVERLRRLPACPPLLVKIAPDLEDDAIDGIARLAYEEGLAGVIAVNTSLDRLGLEQRRLAQTGRTLAEEAGGLSGAPLRPRALEVIRRLRATAGPSLPLIGVGGIESPESAWERITAGASLIQLYTGWIFEGPDLVPRILEGLLQQLDRHGFRHLRDAVGSGVPWQ; this is translated from the coding sequence ATGGCCGAGCCGTTCTCCACCGGGAGCTTTTACCGCCGCTGGCTCGGTCCGGTGTTGGCCCGCGATGAGGGGCTGGATGCGGAGCAATTGAGTCGCTCGGCCCTGTTGGCTCTGGGTCAGGCCAGCCTCAGGCGCCAGTGGCCCGGGGTGTCGACGGTGCTGCAGGGGGTGGCCGGCGAACTGAATCGTCGTGATCTCCGCTTGGAGCAGGTGTTGTTTGGCTGTCGTTTTGCCAACCCGGTAGGTCTGGCGGCCGGTTTCGATAAGAACGGCGTCGCTGCCGGCGTGTGGGATCGCTTCGGGTTCGGTTTCGCCGAGGTGGGAACGGTCACCTGGCATGGTCAGCCGGGTAACCCCAGGCCGCGTCTGTTCCGTTTGGCGGCGGAACGGGCCGCCCTGAACCGGATGGGCTTCAACAACAACGGTGCCGAAGCGATGCGCCGCACCCTGGAGCGGCAGGCCCTGCCTCCTCCCGGACAGCGGCCGGCTGTTCTGGGCATCAATCTGGGCAAGTCCAAGGTCACGTCGCTGGAGCAGGCCCCCGACGATTACGCCTCTTCGCTGGAGCTGCTCGCTCCCCTGGCCGACTATGCCGTGATCAATGTCAGCTCCCCCAACACCCCCGGCCTGCGGGAGCTGCAGGATTCCGCCCAGCTGCGTCGTCTGGTGGAGCGCCTGCGTCGCCTGCCGGCCTGTCCGCCCCTGCTGGTGAAGATCGCGCCGGATCTGGAGGATGACGCGATCGATGGCATCGCCCGCCTCGCCTACGAGGAGGGTCTGGCTGGGGTGATCGCCGTCAACACCAGCCTGGATCGGCTCGGGCTGGAGCAGCGGCGCCTGGCCCAGACCGGCCGCACTCTGGCGGAGGAGGCCGGTGGACTCAGCGGTGCACCCCTGCGTCCTCGCGCCCTGGAGGTGATACGGCGCCTGCGGGCCACCGCCGGCCCTTCCCTGCCCCTGATCGGGGTGGGAGGGATTGAGTCTCCTGAGTCGGCCTGGGAACGGATCACCGCCGGCGCTTCCCTGATTCAGCTCTACACGGGCTGGATTTTTGAAGGCCCTGATCTCGTTCCGAGAATTCTGGAGGGTCTGTTGCAACAGCTCGACCGCCATGGCTTTCGCCATCTCCGCGATGCGGTGGGCAGCGGCGTGCCCTGGCAATAG
- a CDS encoding PilN domain-containing protein → MELAALRERFPALERSMLAWRALARRQTVWLAPNDAQLTLAWCQGRVWEQRCVPLPEDVCRDGLPLQRDALADFLADWLLENGLPPPVVDLVLLLPLQCCHWRLVVPPDAQAPISTEALRSLQPDLGWSLPLPELVLALESSGLPSGSQLLVGAERLLFQSWLAVIEAADLRLERVDGLLPAARRGLLARCEAEGMPLSGDLAWLLQQGSAWRLLVLRDGWPELERVFSSADALRSDLEALLLAWERHAGASSPAMRCWITAPAEARQQLQGGLGGRWAEEAGGARFASLESLALPDPGSEAEAPPPGLDLLEERRRELGLAASVAGVGAGSGAPPARALLLQGSLWGGGLVLASLLLLALMGWQEGQQAQQLAQLMPVEQRVTRAESRLRRLRATTMALRKNNTRLAEQLVAVPSGSALLEQLRRVTPAGVQLQSLRVQGNAIELSGEAQASLDPGPLERINALVLALAALPISESDGVKVVKVTRSGDDGGPVQAVTFSLTWGLDPAARPSLATLKALGADGLARRFQLLQQAGVAL, encoded by the coding sequence TTGGAGCTGGCGGCACTGCGCGAACGGTTCCCGGCCCTGGAGCGGTCGATGCTCGCCTGGCGTGCCCTCGCCCGGCGCCAGACCGTGTGGCTCGCTCCCAACGATGCGCAGCTGACCCTGGCCTGGTGCCAGGGACGCGTGTGGGAGCAGCGGTGTGTGCCGTTGCCGGAGGACGTGTGCCGGGACGGTTTGCCCCTGCAGCGCGATGCTCTGGCGGATTTCCTCGCCGATTGGCTGCTGGAGAACGGGCTGCCGCCTCCGGTGGTGGACCTGGTGCTGTTGCTGCCGCTGCAGTGCTGCCATTGGCGCCTGGTGGTGCCCCCTGACGCTCAGGCCCCGATCAGCACTGAAGCCCTGCGCAGCCTCCAACCGGATCTGGGTTGGTCGCTTCCTTTGCCTGAGCTGGTGCTGGCTTTGGAGTCGTCTGGCCTGCCGTCGGGGTCGCAGCTGCTGGTGGGAGCGGAGCGGCTGCTGTTTCAGTCTTGGCTGGCTGTGATCGAAGCGGCGGATCTTCGTCTGGAGCGTGTGGACGGGCTGTTGCCCGCCGCCCGGCGGGGCTTGCTGGCGCGGTGCGAAGCGGAGGGGATGCCATTGAGCGGTGATCTGGCCTGGCTGCTCCAGCAGGGCAGCGCCTGGCGGTTGCTAGTGCTGCGGGATGGCTGGCCGGAGCTGGAGCGGGTGTTCTCCTCCGCCGATGCCCTGCGCAGCGATCTAGAGGCGCTGCTGCTGGCCTGGGAGCGCCATGCCGGTGCGTCATCGCCAGCGATGCGCTGTTGGATCACGGCGCCTGCGGAGGCGCGGCAGCAGCTGCAGGGGGGGCTGGGCGGTCGTTGGGCCGAGGAGGCGGGCGGTGCGCGCTTTGCGTCGCTCGAGAGCCTGGCGCTCCCCGACCCGGGCTCGGAGGCGGAGGCGCCGCCACCGGGGTTGGATCTGCTCGAGGAGCGCCGCCGGGAGCTGGGCCTGGCGGCATCGGTCGCCGGGGTTGGGGCTGGGTCCGGGGCGCCGCCCGCGCGGGCTCTGCTGCTGCAGGGCAGCCTCTGGGGCGGCGGCCTGGTGCTGGCGTCGCTGCTGTTGCTCGCCCTGATGGGCTGGCAGGAGGGGCAGCAGGCCCAGCAGCTGGCGCAACTGATGCCGGTGGAGCAGCGGGTGACGCGGGCGGAATCGCGCTTGCGTCGCCTGCGCGCGACCACGATGGCTCTGCGCAAAAACAACACCCGTTTGGCGGAGCAGCTGGTGGCGGTGCCCTCCGGTTCAGCGCTGCTGGAGCAACTGCGGCGGGTGACCCCCGCGGGGGTGCAGCTCCAGAGCCTGCGCGTGCAGGGGAATGCGATCGAACTGTCGGGTGAAGCGCAGGCGTCGCTGGATCCCGGACCCCTGGAGCGGATCAATGCCCTGGTGCTGGCCCTCGCAGCGTTGCCGATCAGCGAGTCCGATGGGGTAAAGGTGGTGAAGGTGACGCGCTCCGGCGATGACGGGGGGCCCGTGCAAGCGGTGACCTTCAGCCTCACCTGGGGGCTGGATCCGGCCGCTCGCCCCTCGTTGGCCACGCTGAAGGCCCTTGGGGCCGATGGGCTGGCGCGGCGCTTCCAGTTGCTGCAGCAGGCGGGGGTTGCCCTGTGA
- the rplA gene encoding 50S ribosomal protein L1, with amino-acid sequence MPKLSKRLASLVQKIEERAYEPLEAIQLVKDNATAKFDETMEAHVRLGIDPKYTDQQLRTTVALPNGTGQTVRIAVVTRGEKVAEAKAAGAELAGDDDLVETIAKGEMDFDLLIATPDMMPKVAKLGRVLGPRGLMPNPKAGTVTTDLAGAIKEFKAGKLEFRADRTGIVHVRFGKASFAADALLENLKTLQETIDRNKPSGAKGRYWKSLYVTSTMGPSVEVDVAALQDIKQEG; translated from the coding sequence ATGCCAAAACTCTCCAAACGTCTGGCCAGCCTCGTTCAGAAGATCGAGGAGCGTGCGTACGAGCCGCTTGAGGCGATTCAGCTCGTCAAAGACAACGCCACCGCCAAGTTCGACGAAACGATGGAGGCCCATGTGCGCCTCGGCATCGACCCCAAGTACACCGATCAGCAGCTGCGCACCACCGTGGCACTGCCGAATGGCACGGGGCAGACCGTGCGCATCGCCGTGGTGACCCGCGGTGAAAAGGTGGCGGAAGCCAAGGCTGCCGGCGCTGAACTCGCTGGTGATGACGACCTGGTGGAGACCATCGCCAAGGGGGAGATGGACTTCGATCTGCTGATCGCCACCCCCGACATGATGCCTAAGGTGGCGAAATTGGGTCGTGTGCTCGGTCCCCGTGGCCTGATGCCGAATCCGAAGGCCGGCACCGTCACCACCGATCTCGCCGGCGCAATTAAGGAATTCAAAGCGGGCAAGCTGGAATTCCGCGCTGATCGCACCGGCATCGTGCATGTGCGCTTTGGCAAGGCCAGCTTTGCGGCGGATGCGCTGCTGGAGAATCTGAAGACGCTTCAGGAAACGATTGATCGCAACAAGCCCAGTGGTGCCAAAGGCCGGTACTGGAAGAGCCTCTACGTGACCTCCACCATGGGGCCTTCTGTGGAAGTGGATGTGGCTGCGCTGCAGGACATCAAACAGGAGGGCTGA
- a CDS encoding type II secretion system protein GspD, whose product MRLISTRLISACCLISCVAADATCLLGGLGRRSVMAQSQGVMSLAMRRTANGVEVVIAGVGEQPVLQQRIQAGQWQGRLQTRGTPGVRNGQQQISDPSLGLAQVSLSGAGSTYSVNVELVEGQPLSEPVVSADGQDLILQFSGLVLPPSLQTGRLDLNTPGRLPQPRYAPPLRPRAVAPPLGDMAVGTMVLQNRSYVNVSGPPVTLTLNNAPAKDALMALARLGGYGFVYLGDDAASPGVTTANASGASTAPGASGGGGRPVSMAFQNESYARALNGVLLASGLQGKLDGRTLLVGSAVSAKTFGPQVSKVYRLNQASAASAADYLASLGASISKVNTTSITSSETASSGTPANNTAASTATTSQLTNIETYGASVGPLRGLSGTTDSRLQTITLVGDSNLVAVAESYLKQIDLRQRQVALSVRILDVTLDNDAAINNSFAFRYGNNFIVSDRGELVGAFGNLLPPNNNNFDTISGEAQSGKPERVTASGENAQVADTVLDPIAPARINPGTVYPKDNFFDFVRAMITSSSTKTLASPTLILSENPSEISGGAEVSVSGADSAFNAATIGRPRANESFITVGTQEIISYTVQAGQNGAPNSCQPEFGTAGLTFGARVSKIDDNGFVTFTLSPSIAAPTDQQQSVSGCGNVTILSVRRLDTGSLRVRDGQTLILTGVISDSDLQRVRKWPILGDLPLVGQFFRGSDGQRQKRELVILVTPRIIDDRDGGSYGYGYQPSLPAARQLLQGNL is encoded by the coding sequence ATGCGCTTGATTTCAACCCGCCTGATCTCTGCCTGTTGTCTGATCAGTTGTGTGGCCGCCGACGCTACGTGTCTTTTGGGCGGGCTTGGTCGTCGTTCTGTGATGGCCCAGAGTCAGGGGGTGATGTCTCTCGCCATGCGGCGCACGGCCAATGGCGTGGAGGTCGTGATCGCTGGGGTTGGAGAGCAGCCCGTATTGCAACAGCGGATCCAGGCTGGCCAGTGGCAGGGCCGTTTGCAGACGCGGGGTACCCCCGGTGTCCGGAATGGTCAGCAGCAGATCTCAGATCCCAGCCTGGGCTTGGCTCAGGTCAGTCTCTCCGGGGCGGGTTCCACCTACAGCGTCAATGTAGAGCTCGTGGAGGGGCAGCCCCTGTCTGAACCGGTCGTCAGCGCTGATGGTCAGGACCTGATTCTTCAGTTTTCTGGTCTGGTTCTTCCCCCAAGTTTGCAGACCGGGCGGTTGGATCTGAATACTCCGGGGCGCCTGCCTCAGCCGCGTTATGCACCACCGCTGCGTCCGAGAGCAGTCGCCCCCCCACTTGGTGATATGGCGGTGGGCACCATGGTGTTGCAGAACCGGAGTTATGTGAATGTGAGCGGCCCTCCGGTGACGCTCACGCTCAACAATGCTCCTGCCAAAGATGCCTTGATGGCGCTGGCCAGGCTCGGTGGCTACGGCTTTGTGTATTTGGGAGATGATGCCGCTTCTCCAGGTGTGACCACCGCGAATGCATCAGGAGCCTCGACGGCACCTGGGGCTTCAGGGGGTGGTGGGCGACCTGTGTCGATGGCCTTTCAGAACGAGTCGTATGCCAGAGCTTTGAACGGTGTTCTGCTGGCATCGGGTCTGCAAGGGAAGTTGGATGGGCGCACCCTGCTGGTCGGTTCGGCTGTTTCAGCAAAGACCTTCGGTCCTCAGGTGTCGAAGGTGTATCGCCTGAATCAGGCCAGTGCTGCTTCGGCTGCTGATTATCTCGCCAGCCTCGGTGCTTCGATCAGCAAGGTCAACACCACCAGCATCACATCGAGTGAAACCGCGTCCTCCGGCACACCTGCCAATAACACCGCTGCCAGCACTGCGACGACGTCTCAGTTGACCAATATCGAGACCTATGGCGCCTCTGTTGGGCCCCTGCGTGGCTTGAGCGGCACGACCGACTCGCGCTTGCAGACCATCACCCTTGTGGGTGACTCCAATCTTGTTGCAGTGGCAGAAAGTTATCTCAAGCAGATTGATCTCAGGCAGCGACAGGTTGCTCTTTCGGTGCGAATATTGGATGTCACGCTGGATAATGACGCTGCTATTAATAATAGCTTTGCTTTTCGCTATGGTAATAATTTTATTGTGAGTGACAGGGGTGAGCTTGTTGGCGCGTTTGGTAATTTGCTGCCGCCAAATAACAATAATTTTGACACGATCTCTGGGGAGGCTCAGAGTGGTAAGCCGGAGCGTGTTACGGCTTCCGGTGAAAATGCTCAGGTCGCTGACACGGTTCTCGATCCGATCGCCCCGGCGCGAATCAATCCTGGGACTGTTTATCCAAAAGATAATTTCTTTGATTTTGTTAGGGCGATGATTACCTCTAGTAGTACGAAAACACTAGCATCGCCAACGTTAATTTTGAGTGAAAATCCTTCGGAAATCTCCGGTGGAGCCGAAGTGTCTGTTTCTGGGGCTGATTCTGCCTTTAATGCGGCAACAATCGGACGGCCAAGGGCGAATGAGTCCTTCATCACGGTGGGCACGCAGGAAATCATTAGCTATACGGTTCAGGCTGGTCAGAATGGTGCACCCAATTCCTGTCAGCCCGAATTTGGCACTGCGGGCCTGACATTTGGGGCGAGAGTGTCCAAGATTGATGACAATGGTTTCGTCACATTTACGCTCTCGCCGTCCATCGCTGCTCCCACGGACCAGCAGCAAAGTGTGTCTGGATGCGGAAATGTCACGATTTTGAGCGTGCGTCGGCTTGATACGGGCAGTCTCCGTGTTCGCGATGGACAGACATTGATCCTCACGGGTGTGATTTCAGATTCGGATCTTCAGCGGGTGCGGAAGTGGCCCATCCTCGGTGATCTTCCTTTGGTCGGTCAGTTTTTCAGGGGTAGTGATGGCCAGCGGCAGAAGCGTGAACTGGT
- the rplL gene encoding 50S ribosomal protein L7/L12 has product MSAKTDEILESLKSLSLLEASELVKQIEEAFGVSAAASAGVVMAAPGAAAGGGAEAAEEKTEFDVVLESFEASAKIKVLKAVREATGLGLGDAKAMVEAAPKAIKEGVSKDEAEALKKAIEEAGGKVTLK; this is encoded by the coding sequence ATGTCTGCAAAAACCGACGAAATTCTCGAATCACTGAAATCTCTCTCCCTGCTGGAAGCCTCTGAGCTTGTCAAGCAGATCGAGGAGGCTTTCGGTGTGTCTGCTGCCGCATCCGCTGGTGTGGTGATGGCCGCTCCTGGCGCCGCTGCTGGCGGTGGTGCTGAAGCTGCTGAAGAAAAGACCGAATTCGATGTTGTGCTGGAAAGCTTCGAAGCTTCCGCCAAGATCAAGGTCCTCAAGGCTGTTCGCGAAGCCACCGGCCTCGGCCTCGGCGATGCGAAAGCCATGGTGGAAGCCGCTCCTAAGGCCATCAAGGAAGGTGTGTCGAAGGATGAGGCTGAAGCCCTCAAGAAGGCCATCGAAGAGGCCGGCGGCAAGGTCACCCTCAAGTGA
- a CDS encoding DUF3747 domain-containing protein yields the protein MSRTYPGSLAAGLLLSLTGLPLLAAGLFDSQPLDEERFAVLAQAVGSNSWKLLVLEQIKARPLCWEDRADGLVKPSLNDFDFTGICSRYLDSNGYSLRAGGEDMDRSFRLRLQQDRDDLVLMAIDPDQGVPIPVARANRPRRDRNAFVKLNLDPGWSLERRAYQGRTLSHVYFAHQNSTPQLLAKARGGEPPQRFRGLGLPPTPSGPQLASRGGRLQGQGPIRLEVIPYRP from the coding sequence ATGTCGCGAACCTACCCTGGAAGCCTGGCGGCGGGCCTGCTGCTGAGCCTCACGGGCCTGCCCCTGCTGGCAGCCGGCCTGTTCGACAGCCAACCCCTCGACGAGGAGCGGTTTGCCGTGCTGGCCCAGGCCGTGGGGAGCAACAGCTGGAAGTTGCTGGTGCTGGAGCAGATCAAAGCGCGACCGCTCTGCTGGGAGGATCGGGCCGATGGCCTCGTGAAGCCTTCACTGAACGACTTCGACTTCACAGGCATCTGCAGCCGCTATCTCGACAGCAACGGCTATTCCCTGCGCGCCGGTGGTGAAGACATGGACCGCAGCTTCCGGCTGCGGCTCCAGCAGGATCGCGACGATCTGGTGCTGATGGCGATTGATCCGGATCAGGGCGTGCCGATCCCGGTGGCCCGCGCCAACCGTCCGCGTCGCGACCGGAACGCCTTCGTGAAACTGAACCTGGATCCAGGCTGGAGCCTGGAGCGACGGGCCTACCAAGGGCGCACCCTCAGCCATGTCTATTTCGCCCACCAGAACTCCACCCCCCAACTGCTGGCCAAGGCGCGGGGCGGCGAACCGCCCCAACGCTTCCGAGGCCTGGGGCTACCGCCGACACCCAGCGGGCCGCAACTGGCGTCCCGCGGCGGCCGCCTGCAAGGTCAGGGACCGATCCGGCTGGAGGTGATCCCCTACCGCCCCTGA
- the rplK gene encoding 50S ribosomal protein L11, with translation MAKKVVAVIKLALQAGKANPAPPVGPALGQHGVNIMAFCKEYNARTQDKAGFVIPVEISVFEDRSFTFITKTPPASVLITKAAGIEKGSGESAKGSVGSISRTQLEEIAKTKLPDLNCTSVESAMRIIEGTARNMGVAIND, from the coding sequence ATGGCCAAGAAAGTCGTAGCTGTGATCAAGCTGGCCCTTCAGGCCGGCAAAGCCAACCCTGCACCGCCCGTGGGTCCTGCCCTCGGTCAACACGGGGTCAACATCATGGCGTTCTGCAAGGAGTACAACGCCCGCACTCAGGACAAGGCCGGGTTTGTGATCCCGGTTGAGATTTCGGTCTTTGAAGACCGCAGTTTCACCTTCATCACCAAAACGCCTCCGGCGTCGGTGCTGATCACCAAGGCCGCTGGAATCGAGAAAGGTTCCGGTGAATCCGCCAAGGGCAGCGTTGGCTCGATCAGTCGCACCCAGCTCGAGGAGATCGCCAAGACCAAGCTGCCTGACCTCAACTGCACCAGCGTTGAGTCAGCCATGCGCATCATTGAAGGCACAGCCCGCAACATGGGCGTGGCCATCAACGACTGA
- the rplJ gene encoding 50S ribosomal protein L10, translated as MGRTLESKQQIVEELKQLLGEAEMALVLDYQGLSIKEMSDLRTRLQASNGVCKVTKNTLMRRAIDGDSAWSNLDSLLTGTNAFVLVKGDVGGAVKAVQAFQKDTKKSETKGGLFEGKLLSQDEIKAIGDLPSKEVLMAQIAGAINAVATKVAVGINEVPSGLARALKQHAESGDS; from the coding sequence ATGGGCCGCACGCTGGAGAGCAAGCAACAGATCGTCGAAGAGCTCAAGCAGCTCCTCGGCGAGGCCGAAATGGCACTGGTTCTGGATTATCAGGGCCTTTCCATCAAAGAGATGTCTGATCTGCGGACGCGTCTGCAGGCCAGCAACGGTGTGTGCAAGGTGACCAAAAACACCTTGATGCGTCGTGCCATTGATGGTGACAGTGCATGGTCAAACCTCGACTCCCTGCTGACCGGCACCAACGCCTTCGTCCTGGTGAAGGGCGATGTGGGTGGTGCCGTGAAAGCCGTTCAGGCTTTCCAGAAGGACACCAAGAAATCCGAGACCAAGGGCGGCCTTTTCGAAGGCAAGCTTCTCTCTCAGGACGAGATCAAAGCCATCGGTGACCTTCCCTCCAAGGAAGTGCTCATGGCCCAGATTGCCGGTGCCATCAATGCAGTGGCCACCAAGGTGGCTGTTGGCATCAACGAGGTTCCCTCCGGTCTCGCTCGGGCGCTCAAGCAGCACGCCGAATCCGGCGACAGCTGA
- the secE gene encoding preprotein translocase subunit SecE produces MHADGNSGSETVTTPTSEDKAASKPQAPSAEGRKGGFLAATVEELKLVVWPSRQQLFSESIAVILMVSLSAAAIAALSRFYGWAASQLFR; encoded by the coding sequence ATGCACGCCGACGGCAATTCCGGCTCCGAAACCGTGACCACCCCCACTTCCGAGGACAAAGCAGCGAGCAAGCCGCAGGCTCCTTCCGCCGAGGGTCGGAAGGGGGGATTTCTGGCAGCCACGGTCGAGGAGCTGAAATTGGTGGTCTGGCCCAGCCGTCAGCAGCTGTTCAGCGAATCCATCGCTGTGATCTTGATGGTGAGTCTGTCGGCGGCAGCCATCGCTGCGCTCAGTCGGTTCTATGGCTGGGCGGCATCCCAGCTGTTCCGTTGA